In Mobula hypostoma chromosome 24, sMobHyp1.1, whole genome shotgun sequence, a genomic segment contains:
- the ticam1 gene encoding TIR domain-containing adapter molecule 1 has translation MANNCDPIPSLDDVFNILSQVPEERLLSLWYKFNPDNSNTCNVHCLLYSIISFTLRKNEEAEKAVRSQLNEKSTDRSAMYIYNRIHGLVDAPDGEKKPPPSADLSAEDRSFLADLALMFVMLEEEKLCSPPVRNRACQAAVNAFKSSRQDCSLELQELVEKFRLRFDFEAEAETVGISALKSIQEYNHSKITTTAFKTSPIPIPSQAMVNVYSTSEMTLPSHFEISASLTASFTTEVRPNDLESSAAIPEPGTISSGNMITVGSNNGNIPSSDNCSRKGEVAHSSGGQQQGEQDPVSLCSAEVSSGDKVNELGPSECTGINCSDQIVTSKFKMSQVWNKETGSCTNSQEMTKSKPKVQSNVSDDPSDKSTPSEAMEENFKDAFYPFVILHVPEDAEIAEHVRDRLESLGVKGTTIDDISVPGQSQIKCIEDAVNNSAFTILLLTKNFNTQWADYETNITLMDSINNEHKNNTVVPLLPKKNPLQQDKIPFALSATVSLKENSRHFEKQVKSIFTKEALDRHRRGWLQRQTQKEIKSKTNQIKKDIQVAQETRSNQMKCMHFWNQLVEMQKNCQFFPPISLPQPGNVQDLPMLNPPLYPNVTTLPPSFNPSVPPMSQILPCSNPTTPSNSQRGQNISLETPGQGTNIIQIQNARNVQIGDYNQMTVTECTAISGNSDDEDDEEEDGNHSRHV, from the coding sequence ATGGCAAATAATTGTGATCCTATCCCATCTCTTGATGATGTCTTTAACATTTTGTCCCAAGTTCCAGAGGAGAGGCTGCTCAGCCTGTGGTACAAGTTTAATCCTGACAACTCAAACACGTGCAACGTGCATTGTCTCCTCTATAGCATCATTTCATTTACCCTGAGAAAGAACGAGGAAGCTGAGAAAGCAGTGAGGTCTCAGTTAAACGAGAAATCAACAGACAGATCTGCGATGTACATTTACAACAGAATTCACGGTTTGGTTGATGCTCCAGATGGAGAGAAGAAACCACCGCCGAGTGCAGATCTTTCTGCGGAAGACAGAAGTTTTCTTGCAGACCTGGCTTTGATGTTTGTCATGCTCGAGGAGGAAAAGCTATGCAGTCCCCCTGTCAGGAATCGAGCGTGTCAGGCTGCTGTCAATGCTTTCAAGTCCAGTAGGCAGGACTGCAGCCTAGAACTTCAGGAACTTGTTGAAAAATTTAGGTTGCGGTTTGATTTTGAAGCCGAGGCTGAAACTGTTGGAATATCTGCACTGAAGTCAATCCAAGAGTATAACCACAGCAAAATAACAACTACGGCATTCAAAACTAGTCCAATACCTATCCCGAGTCAAGCAATGGTTAATGTATACAGTACTTCAGAAATGACCCTACCAAGCCATTTTGAAATTAGTGCGTCTTTAACAGCATCGTTCACTACTGAGGTCCGTCCAAATGATTTAGAATCATCGGCAGCAATTCCTGAACCCGGTACTATCAGTTCTGGCAATATGATCACTGTGGGCTCAAATAACGGTAATATTCCATCTTCTGACAATTGTTCCAGAAAGGGGGAGGTGGCCCACAGCAGTGGGGGTCAGCAACAAGGTGAACAGGACCCTGTCTCACTTTGTTCAGCTGAGGTTTCATCAGGAGATAAAGTGAATGAACTGGGTCCATCTGAATGTACTGGTATAAATTGCAGTGACCAGATAGTCACTTCCAAGTTCAAAATGTCACAGGTCTGGAACAAAGAAACTGGAAGTTGTACCAATTCTCAGGAAATGACCAAATCAAAACCAAAGGTCCAGTCCAATGTTTCTGATGACCCTTCTGATAAATCTACTCCTTCTGAGGCAATGGAGGAGAACTTCAAAGACGCATTCTACCCTTTCGTTATCTTGCATGTCCCGGAGGATGCGGAGATTGCGGAACATGTGCGGGATAGACTGGAATCTTTGGGGGTAAAAGGCACAACAATTGACGATATCTCTGTCCCAGGACAGTCCCAAATAAAGTGCATTGAAGATGCAGTTAACAACTCTGCCTTCACAATCCTTCTGCTCACCAAGAATTTCAATACACAATGGGCTGACTACGAGACCAATATTACTCTAATGGATTCAATCAATAACGAGCACAAGAACAACACAGTTGTTCCACTGCTACCAAAGAAGAACCCCTTACAACAAGACAAGATTCCTTTCGCACTTAGTGCTACTGTGAGTTTGAAAGAGAATTCTAGGCACTTTGAAAAGCAGGTGAAAAGTATTTTTACAAAAGAAGCACTTGACAGACACAGAAGAGGCTGGCTTCAGCGACAAACACAAAAGGAGATTAAATCAAAAACCAATCAAATTAAAAAAGACATTCAGGTGGCCCAGGAGACTcgatcaaatcaaatgaaatgtATGCATTTTTGGAATCAGCTGGTTGAAATGCAAAAAAATTGTCAGTTTTTCCCGCCAATATCTCTACCCCAACCAGGGAATGTCCAAGATCTGCCCATGTTAAATCCACCTCTGTACCCCAACGTCACAACACTACCGCCTTCCTTTAATCCTTCCGTCCCACCAATGTCACAGATCCTGCCCTGCAGCAACCCAACCACACCTAGCAATAGCCAAAGAGGTCAGAATATAAGTCTGGAGACTCCGGGTCAAGGTACAAACATCATCCAGATTCAGAACGCCAGAAACGTCCAGATAGGAGACTACAATCAGATGACAGTAACAGAATGCACAGCGATCAGTGGAAACAGTGATGATGAGGACGACGAGGAAGAGGATGGTAACCACAGCAGACATGTTTAA